One part of the Arthrobacter tumbae genome encodes these proteins:
- the pgl gene encoding 6-phosphogluconolactonase, which translates to MNTEPKVSIHPDAGLLAASVAARLVTRLVDIQNERGTATVVLTGGTLGIGALRAVAESPALSAVDWSAVDFWWGDERFLPTGHQDRNVVQAREALLDRIGASADRVHEFGSSDSFSTEDEAAADYASHLQEAADKEAATGTKLADPRLPQFDILLLGVGPDAHIASLFPEMSGIRTKGQTVVGVRDAPKPPPERVSLTLEAINSAEEVWLGVAGQDKAGAVGLALAGAGPVQVPAAGARGRRKTLWLIDQEAASQLPGRLINAGETDAG; encoded by the coding sequence GTGAACACTGAACCCAAAGTCAGTATCCATCCTGATGCAGGACTGTTGGCAGCGTCAGTGGCAGCCCGGCTCGTCACCCGGCTCGTGGACATCCAGAACGAACGCGGAACAGCAACCGTGGTCCTCACCGGTGGGACACTCGGAATCGGAGCGCTCCGCGCGGTTGCGGAATCTCCGGCGTTATCGGCAGTTGACTGGTCCGCCGTGGACTTCTGGTGGGGGGATGAGCGTTTTCTGCCGACTGGCCATCAGGACCGCAATGTCGTCCAGGCCAGGGAGGCCCTCCTGGACCGGATAGGCGCCTCAGCCGACCGTGTGCACGAATTCGGCAGCTCTGATTCCTTCAGTACCGAGGATGAGGCAGCCGCCGACTACGCGTCGCACCTCCAGGAAGCGGCGGACAAGGAAGCAGCGACAGGCACGAAACTGGCGGACCCCCGTCTTCCACAGTTCGACATCCTCCTGCTGGGCGTCGGTCCGGATGCACACATCGCCTCGCTCTTCCCGGAAATGTCGGGAATTCGAACCAAAGGTCAGACCGTCGTGGGCGTTCGGGATGCACCGAAGCCGCCGCCCGAACGCGTAAGCCTCACGCTGGAAGCAATCAATTCAGCTGAGGAAGTCTGGTTGGGAGTTGCCGGGCAGGACAAGGCAGGTGCGGTAGGACTCGCACTCGCGGGGGCGGGTCCCGTACAGGTTCCTGCGGCAGGGGCGCGCGGTCGGCGAAAGACCCTGTGGCTGATCGACCAGGAAGCCGCGAGCCAGCTCCCCGGGCGCCTGATCAATGCGGGCGAGACCGACGCCGGCTAG
- a CDS encoding phosphoglycerate kinase: MSYSSLNDLLNVGVRGRRVLVRSDLNVPLEGDLPDLRVTDDGRIRASLPVLRKLTEAGAAVIVMAHLGRPKGAPEDKYSLKPAVDRLTELADFDVAFADDVTGESARSHAQALSEGSVLVLENVRFDARETSKDDSERAAFADELVQLTGGNGAYVDDAFGAVHRKHASVYDVASRLPAYQGDLVKAEVDVLQRLTTEPERPFVVVLGGSKVSDKLAVIENLIGTADRLLIGGGMVFTFLAAQGHSVGASLLEEDQLDTVRGYLDRAGEAGTEFVLPTDIVVAEKFAADAGHETIPSGVMESGQYGATGLGLDIGPESGVDFARHISQARTVFWNGPMGVFEFDAFAAGTKAVAQALAEATAAGALTVVGGGDSAAAVRGLGFDESSFSHISTGGGASLEYLEGKELPGLTALQR; encoded by the coding sequence GTGAGCTATTCATCGCTGAATGACCTGCTGAACGTTGGTGTCCGCGGGCGGCGCGTTCTGGTCCGGTCGGACCTGAACGTGCCGCTCGAGGGCGACCTCCCCGACCTGCGAGTAACCGATGACGGCCGGATCAGGGCCTCACTGCCGGTCCTGCGCAAGCTCACCGAGGCCGGCGCCGCAGTGATCGTGATGGCGCACCTGGGCCGTCCCAAGGGCGCACCTGAAGACAAGTACTCTCTCAAGCCAGCGGTGGACCGGTTGACGGAGCTGGCGGACTTCGACGTCGCCTTCGCCGACGACGTCACCGGGGAAAGCGCGCGGTCGCACGCCCAGGCCCTGTCCGAGGGAAGTGTACTCGTTCTGGAGAACGTCCGGTTCGATGCCCGTGAGACAAGCAAGGACGATTCCGAACGGGCTGCGTTCGCTGACGAGCTCGTGCAGTTGACGGGGGGAAACGGTGCATACGTGGACGACGCCTTCGGCGCCGTGCACCGCAAGCATGCGAGTGTGTACGACGTCGCTTCACGTCTGCCTGCATACCAGGGGGACCTCGTGAAGGCTGAAGTCGACGTGCTGCAGCGCCTCACCACGGAACCGGAGCGGCCCTTTGTCGTCGTGCTCGGTGGTTCGAAAGTGTCAGACAAACTTGCAGTCATCGAAAACCTCATCGGCACAGCGGATCGGTTGCTGATCGGCGGCGGCATGGTTTTCACCTTCCTCGCGGCCCAGGGACACTCAGTTGGTGCAAGCCTGCTTGAAGAGGACCAGCTGGACACCGTGCGCGGCTATCTTGACCGTGCCGGGGAGGCCGGCACTGAATTCGTTTTGCCTACCGACATAGTGGTTGCGGAGAAGTTTGCGGCCGACGCAGGCCACGAGACCATCCCTTCCGGCGTCATGGAATCAGGGCAGTACGGTGCCACGGGGCTGGGACTGGATATCGGTCCTGAGTCGGGTGTTGATTTCGCCCGGCATATCAGTCAGGCGCGCACGGTTTTCTGGAACGGACCCATGGGCGTGTTTGAGTTTGACGCCTTTGCGGCCGGTACCAAAGCCGTGGCGCAGGCACTTGCCGAGGCGACGGCGGCAGGAGCGCTCACGGTGGTTGGCGGCGGTGATTCGGCTGCGGCTGTACGCGGCCTGGGCTTTGACGAATCGAGCTTCAGCCACATCTCGACCGGTGGCGGCGCCAGCCTGGAATACCTTGAGGGCAAGGAACTGCCGGGCCTGACCGCGCTGCAGCGCTGA
- the tpiA gene encoding triose-phosphate isomerase — MTSSTNGTYDRRPLIAGNWKMNLDHVQGITLLQKMAWTLDDAKHDYSRVEVAVFPPFTDLRGVQTLVKGDDLDVVYGGQDLSPFDSGAYTGDTSGQFLEKLGCAYVLVGHSERRTIHGESDELLNRKVQAAYRHNLVPVLCVGEGLEIRQAGNHVEHTLGQLREDVAGLSTEQAANLVVAYEPVWAIGTGEVAGPGDAQEMCAAIRSELAVIFDESVAARVRLLYGGSVKASNAAAILKERDVDGVLVGGASLDVDEFANIVRFEHHLVTD, encoded by the coding sequence ATGACTTCCTCGACGAACGGAACCTACGACCGTCGTCCGCTGATCGCCGGCAACTGGAAGATGAACCTGGACCACGTCCAGGGCATCACCCTGCTGCAGAAGATGGCGTGGACCCTCGACGACGCAAAGCACGACTACTCGCGCGTGGAGGTGGCGGTGTTCCCTCCCTTCACCGACCTCCGCGGAGTCCAGACACTCGTCAAGGGTGATGATCTCGACGTCGTCTACGGCGGCCAGGACCTCTCACCATTCGATTCCGGCGCTTACACCGGCGACACGTCGGGTCAGTTCCTGGAGAAGCTCGGATGCGCCTACGTACTTGTGGGCCACTCGGAACGGCGAACCATCCACGGCGAGTCGGACGAGCTGTTGAACCGAAAGGTGCAGGCCGCATACCGCCACAATCTGGTTCCGGTCCTGTGCGTGGGCGAGGGCCTTGAGATCCGCCAGGCGGGAAACCACGTTGAACACACGCTCGGGCAGCTTCGCGAAGACGTCGCCGGGCTGAGCACGGAGCAGGCAGCCAATCTGGTGGTCGCCTACGAACCCGTGTGGGCCATCGGAACCGGGGAGGTCGCCGGGCCGGGCGACGCTCAGGAGATGTGCGCGGCCATCCGATCGGAACTTGCGGTGATCTTTGACGAATCAGTCGCTGCGCGTGTCCGGCTTCTCTACGGAGGTTCCGTCAAGGCATCGAACGCTGCCGCAATCCTCAAGGAGCGCGACGTGGACGGCGTGCTTGTCGGCGGGGCGAGCCTGGACGTCGATGAGTTTGCTAATATTGTCAGGTTCGAGCACCATCTGGTGACCGACTAA
- the rapZ gene encoding RNase adapter RapZ codes for MNETDGLTPVKPAESELLVVTGMSGAGRSTAANALEDHGWYVVENLPPQMLSTLTEIVSRTPESIPKLAVVIDVRSKELFQNVQGSLAALRAAGITYRVLFLDAADNTLVRRFEQGRRPHPLQGDGRILDGISAEREVLKELKHASDLVVDTTQLNVHALATTITELFSDSGPIVLRLNVMSFGFKYGLPVDANFVADVRFIPNPHWVPVLRPQTGMDVPVRDYVLEANGAAEFIDRYVNALEPVLEGYRRENKHYATIAVGCTGGKHRSVAVTEEIAQRLAQLPRVQVTAHHRDLGRE; via the coding sequence ATGAACGAGACTGACGGTCTGACGCCGGTCAAACCTGCCGAATCCGAACTGCTCGTAGTCACGGGCATGTCGGGTGCCGGCCGCAGTACGGCGGCAAACGCGCTGGAAGACCACGGCTGGTATGTCGTGGAAAACCTTCCGCCGCAGATGCTGAGCACCCTGACCGAGATCGTGTCCCGCACCCCGGAGTCCATCCCGAAGCTTGCCGTCGTCATCGACGTGCGGAGCAAGGAACTGTTCCAGAACGTACAGGGATCCCTGGCAGCGCTGCGGGCGGCGGGTATCACCTACCGGGTCCTGTTCCTCGATGCGGCGGACAACACACTGGTGCGGCGGTTCGAGCAGGGACGGCGCCCTCATCCGCTCCAGGGGGACGGACGCATCCTGGACGGCATCTCGGCGGAGCGGGAGGTGCTGAAGGAGCTCAAGCACGCGTCGGATCTCGTGGTGGACACCACGCAGCTCAATGTGCACGCGCTCGCAACGACCATCACTGAACTGTTCTCTGACTCCGGTCCGATCGTCCTGCGGTTGAACGTCATGAGTTTCGGCTTCAAGTACGGCTTGCCGGTCGATGCCAACTTCGTCGCGGACGTCCGCTTCATCCCGAACCCGCACTGGGTACCAGTGCTGCGGCCGCAGACCGGCATGGATGTACCCGTCCGGGACTATGTCCTCGAGGCCAACGGTGCCGCGGAGTTCATTGACAGGTACGTCAACGCCCTCGAGCCGGTCCTCGAAGGCTATCGCCGCGAGAACAAGCACTATGCCACGATTGCCGTCGGCTGCACGGGCGGCAAGCACCGTTCCGTTGCGGTGACCGAGGAGATCGCGCAGCGGCTCGCGCAACTGCCCCGCGTGCAGGTGACCGCCCACCACCGAGATCTCGGGCGCGAATAG
- the whiA gene encoding DNA-binding protein WhiA: protein MALTADVKEELSHLDVKKSSVRKAEVSALLRFAGGLHIISGRIVIEAEVDLASTARRLRTAIADVYGHTSDIIVVSGNGLRRGNRYVVRVVRDGESLARQTGLLDSRGRPVRGLPSAVVNGSAADAEAVWRGAFLAHGSLTEPGRSSALEVTCPGPESALALVGAARRLGIAAKAREVRGVDRVVIRDGDTIAVLLTRMGAHDALMVWEERRMRKEVRATANRLANFDDANLRRSAQAAVAAGARVERALEILADEVPDHLKYAGELRVGHKQASLDELGRIADPPMTKDAIAGRIRRLLAMADKRAIELGIPGTEANVTADMLDD, encoded by the coding sequence GTGGCGCTGACCGCGGATGTGAAAGAGGAACTCTCGCACCTCGACGTCAAAAAATCGTCGGTACGCAAGGCTGAGGTCTCCGCACTCCTGCGCTTCGCCGGCGGCCTGCACATCATCTCCGGGCGGATTGTCATCGAGGCGGAAGTGGACCTCGCATCGACCGCGCGCAGGCTGCGCACTGCCATCGCGGACGTCTACGGGCACACCAGCGACATCATCGTGGTCTCGGGAAACGGCCTGAGGCGGGGAAACCGCTATGTCGTTCGCGTCGTTCGGGACGGTGAATCACTCGCACGGCAAACCGGGCTGCTGGACAGCCGGGGGAGGCCGGTGCGGGGACTGCCGTCCGCCGTCGTCAATGGCTCGGCAGCTGACGCCGAAGCGGTGTGGCGCGGAGCGTTCCTCGCCCATGGCTCGCTGACCGAGCCGGGCCGTTCGTCGGCACTGGAGGTCACGTGTCCCGGGCCGGAATCGGCCCTCGCACTCGTCGGTGCGGCGCGCCGGCTGGGAATCGCGGCGAAAGCGCGGGAAGTCCGCGGTGTGGATCGCGTCGTCATCCGCGACGGCGATACGATCGCGGTTCTGCTTACCCGCATGGGCGCCCATGACGCGCTGATGGTCTGGGAGGAACGGAGGATGCGCAAGGAGGTCCGCGCCACCGCCAACCGCCTGGCCAATTTCGACGACGCAAACCTGCGGCGGTCGGCGCAGGCAGCGGTGGCGGCGGGCGCGCGGGTCGAACGTGCGCTGGAAATCCTCGCCGACGAAGTGCCTGACCACCTGAAGTACGCGGGCGAGCTTCGCGTGGGCCACAAACAGGCAAGCCTTGACGAATTGGGCCGGATTGCGGATCCTCCCATGACCAAAGACGCAATCGCCGGGCGTATCCGCCGTCTGCTCGCTATGGCGGACAAGCGGGCCATCGAACTCGGAATCCCGGGAACCGAGGCCAATGTGACCGCCGACATGTTGGATGACTGA
- the zwf gene encoding glucose-6-phosphate dehydrogenase has protein sequence MPDNTKSRNPLRDPRDRRLNRIAGPSSLVLFGVTGDLARKKLMPAVYDLANRGLLPPSFALVGFGRRDWSDEDFAHEVLSSVKQYARTPFDESVWEQLAEGIRFVQGNFDDDDAFIQLKKTVEELDSTRGTRGNHAFYLSIPPKAFELVCQKLSEHGLAQPEEGKWRRVVIEKPFGHNLESARELNAIVEQVFPPDAVFRIDHYLGKETVQNILALRFANQLFEPLWNANYVDHVQITMAEDIGIGGRAGYYDGVGAARDVIQNHLLQLLALTAMEEPISFNAEDLRAEKEKVLAAVKLPEDLSTHSARGQYDGGWQGGELVNAFLDEDGIPADSMTETYAAIRLDINTRRWSGVPFYLRAGKRLGRRVTEIAVVFKRAPNLLFRDHGEGDFGQNAVVIRVQPDEGATIRFGSKVPGTQMEVRDVTMDFGYGHSFTESSPEAYERLILDVLLGEPPLFPRHQEVELSWKILDPFEEYWSTLPSAPEKYVPGSWGPDSADELLSRDGRTWRRP, from the coding sequence ATGCCTGATAACACCAAATCCAGGAATCCGCTGCGGGACCCGAGGGACCGGCGCCTCAACCGGATCGCGGGTCCGTCGTCGCTGGTCCTGTTCGGCGTCACCGGTGATCTTGCGCGCAAGAAGCTGATGCCGGCCGTCTACGACCTCGCGAACCGCGGGCTACTGCCTCCGAGTTTTGCGCTGGTGGGGTTCGGCCGCCGGGACTGGAGTGATGAGGACTTCGCCCACGAGGTACTTTCTTCGGTGAAGCAGTACGCGCGAACGCCGTTTGACGAGTCGGTGTGGGAACAGCTGGCGGAGGGCATCCGCTTCGTTCAGGGAAATTTCGACGACGACGACGCCTTCATTCAGCTCAAGAAGACCGTCGAGGAACTCGACTCAACGCGTGGAACGCGCGGTAACCACGCGTTTTACCTCTCCATTCCGCCCAAGGCGTTCGAGCTGGTGTGCCAGAAGCTGTCCGAGCACGGCCTCGCTCAGCCGGAGGAAGGCAAATGGCGTCGGGTGGTCATCGAGAAGCCCTTCGGCCACAATTTGGAATCCGCCCGCGAGCTGAATGCGATCGTCGAACAGGTCTTTCCTCCCGATGCGGTATTCCGCATCGACCACTACCTTGGCAAGGAAACCGTCCAGAACATCCTCGCCCTCCGCTTCGCCAATCAGCTCTTCGAGCCGCTCTGGAACGCCAACTACGTTGACCACGTCCAGATCACGATGGCGGAAGACATCGGTATCGGCGGCAGAGCGGGTTACTACGACGGCGTCGGGGCTGCACGCGACGTCATCCAGAACCACCTCCTTCAGCTGTTGGCGCTGACGGCCATGGAGGAACCGATCTCATTCAACGCGGAGGATTTGCGCGCGGAGAAGGAGAAGGTTCTTGCCGCCGTCAAACTGCCCGAGGATTTGTCCACCCACTCTGCGAGAGGCCAGTACGACGGCGGCTGGCAGGGCGGCGAACTGGTGAACGCCTTTCTGGACGAGGATGGCATCCCTGCCGACTCGATGACGGAGACCTATGCGGCAATCCGGTTGGACATCAATACCCGGCGCTGGAGCGGCGTACCGTTCTATCTGCGGGCCGGAAAGCGGTTGGGTCGCAGGGTGACGGAGATCGCCGTCGTCTTCAAGCGTGCACCGAACCTCCTGTTCCGTGATCACGGTGAGGGAGATTTCGGACAGAATGCCGTAGTCATTCGCGTCCAGCCTGATGAGGGTGCCACCATCCGCTTCGGTTCGAAGGTTCCCGGGACGCAGATGGAGGTGCGCGACGTGACCATGGACTTCGGTTACGGCCACTCCTTCACTGAGTCCAGTCCGGAAGCCTACGAGCGCCTGATTCTCGACGTGCTGCTCGGAGAACCGCCGTTGTTCCCGCGCCATCAGGAGGTGGAGCTGTCGTGGAAGATCCTCGATCCATTCGAAGAGTACTGGTCGACCCTCCCGTCAGCACCCGAGAAGTACGTTCCCGGAAGCTGGGGCCCGGACTCCGCTGACGAATTGCTGTCCCGTGACGGAAGGACCTGGAGGCGGCCATGA
- the secG gene encoding preprotein translocase subunit SecG, protein MEILRIILLVLLGITSLLLTLLILLHKGRGGGMSDMFGGGMTTSMGSSGVAERNLNRFTVALGLAWGVVIVALGLIQRFAGDS, encoded by the coding sequence GTGGAAATTCTCCGTATCATCCTGTTGGTACTGCTGGGTATCACCAGTTTGCTGCTGACACTGCTCATTTTGCTTCACAAGGGCAGGGGCGGCGGTATGTCCGACATGTTCGGCGGCGGCATGACAACCAGCATGGGGTCTTCCGGAGTCGCTGAGCGCAACCTCAACCGTTTCACGGTTGCCCTTGGGCTGGCTTGGGGTGTAGTCATCGTCGCCCTGGGGCTGATCCAACGCTTCGCCGGGGACTCGTAG
- a CDS encoding RNA polymerase-binding protein RbpA, whose protein sequence is MVNAGHAFKGSRIGSGYSPPASGRHLDAERRQGVLDRTVVSYWCLDGHETRPTFAKLSEAEIPEVWECGRCGRPAGRSPGMDLTIDGDEPFKSHLQYVKERRTEAEAKKVLENALAQLRQRHSF, encoded by the coding sequence ATGGTGAACGCGGGACACGCTTTTAAGGGGTCACGCATCGGTTCTGGCTATAGTCCGCCAGCATCCGGGCGGCACCTCGATGCAGAACGCAGGCAGGGCGTGCTCGATCGCACTGTGGTCAGCTACTGGTGCCTGGACGGCCATGAAACCAGGCCCACGTTCGCAAAATTGAGCGAAGCCGAGATTCCTGAGGTCTGGGAGTGCGGCCGCTGCGGCCGGCCCGCCGGGCGGTCGCCGGGGATGGATCTCACTATCGACGGCGATGAGCCGTTCAAGAGCCATCTGCAGTATGTCAAGGAGCGCCGCACCGAAGCTGAAGCAAAAAAGGTGCTGGAAAATGCGCTGGCGCAGTTGCGCCAGCGCCATTCCTTCTAG
- a CDS encoding superoxide dismutase translates to MSEYVLPELNYDYAALEPHISARIMELHHSKHHAAYVKGANDALAQLAEARQKGDFANIPKLSKDLAFHTGGHINHSVFWNNLSPNGGDKPEGELAAAIDDAFGSFDAFRGHFNAAALSLQGSGWALLAWEPIGGNLVIEQLYDQQGNVPVGTTPLLMLDMWEHAFYLDYVNVKADYVKAFWNIVNWADVARRFEGARTNASGLITLS, encoded by the coding sequence GTGAGCGAATACGTACTGCCCGAACTCAACTACGACTACGCGGCGCTTGAACCGCATATCTCGGCGCGGATCATGGAGCTTCACCACAGCAAGCACCACGCAGCGTACGTCAAGGGTGCCAATGACGCCCTTGCACAGCTCGCCGAGGCTCGTCAGAAGGGGGACTTCGCAAACATCCCCAAGCTGTCAAAGGATCTTGCGTTCCACACCGGTGGACACATCAACCACTCCGTGTTCTGGAACAACCTTTCGCCGAACGGCGGCGACAAGCCCGAGGGCGAGCTCGCAGCCGCGATCGATGATGCATTCGGTTCTTTCGACGCGTTCCGCGGACACTTCAACGCCGCCGCACTGAGCCTTCAGGGTTCAGGCTGGGCGTTGCTTGCCTGGGAACCCATCGGCGGCAACCTGGTGATCGAGCAGCTCTACGATCAGCAGGGCAACGTTCCTGTCGGAACCACCCCGCTGCTCATGCTTGACATGTGGGAGCACGCGTTCTACCTCGACTACGTGAACGTCAAGGCAGACTACGTGAAGGCCTTCTGGAATATCGTCAACTGGGCTGATGTTGCCCGCCGCTTCGAGGGTGCACGCACCAACGCATCGGGTCTTATCACCCTTTCCTGA
- a CDS encoding gluconeogenesis factor YvcK family protein, with amino-acid sequence MAVLTGSLPLIPALSAARSAGGSQDSAPSVVALGGGHGLSASLSALRLLTSELTAVVTVADDGGSSGRLRHELGVLPPGDLRMALAALCDDTDWGRTWRDVMQHRFASRDGVEGSLDNHALGNLLIVTLWELLGDPVAGLQWAGALLGARGRVLPMASVPLTIEGDVLTEVDGGLRLRKVSGQAQLAMAGSSGNVSRVRLLPEDAPACVDALNAIELADWVILGPGSWYTSVLPHLLLPELRDALCNTTARRCLTMNLTNDTKETQGMSAVDHLSVIRRYAPEFRIDAVIADPSVVADRGEFEAAVAEMGGRAFLGKVGSSSGGPVHDALRLATAYHDMFGEF; translated from the coding sequence GTGGCGGTCCTCACCGGATCGCTGCCGCTGATTCCAGCCCTGTCGGCTGCGCGTTCCGCTGGGGGGTCGCAGGACAGCGCCCCTTCGGTGGTCGCTCTGGGCGGCGGTCACGGATTGTCAGCGTCGCTGTCTGCGCTGCGCCTGCTCACCTCTGAGCTCACGGCTGTCGTGACAGTCGCCGACGACGGCGGCTCCTCCGGGCGCCTGCGCCACGAACTCGGTGTCCTCCCGCCCGGTGACCTCCGGATGGCATTGGCAGCCCTGTGTGATGACACCGACTGGGGAAGGACCTGGCGGGACGTCATGCAGCACCGATTCGCCTCCCGGGACGGAGTAGAGGGTTCGCTCGACAACCACGCGCTCGGCAATCTCCTCATCGTCACGCTGTGGGAGCTGCTGGGGGACCCCGTCGCGGGCCTTCAATGGGCGGGGGCGCTTTTGGGCGCACGTGGGCGTGTGCTGCCTATGGCCAGCGTGCCATTGACAATCGAGGGCGATGTCCTGACAGAGGTCGACGGCGGCCTGCGGCTCCGGAAGGTGTCCGGGCAGGCGCAACTCGCCATGGCGGGAAGTTCGGGCAACGTCAGCAGGGTCCGCCTGCTCCCCGAGGACGCGCCGGCCTGCGTTGATGCTCTCAACGCCATTGAGTTGGCGGACTGGGTCATCCTCGGGCCGGGATCCTGGTATACCTCCGTGCTTCCTCACCTCCTTCTGCCCGAGCTGCGGGATGCTTTGTGCAACACGACGGCGCGGCGTTGCCTGACCATGAATCTGACCAATGACACCAAGGAAACACAGGGGATGAGCGCTGTGGACCACCTCTCGGTGATCAGGCGCTATGCTCCTGAATTCCGCATCGATGCCGTCATCGCTGACCCCTCGGTGGTCGCGGACCGCGGCGAGTTCGAAGCCGCGGTAGCAGAGATGGGAGGCCGGGCGTTCTTGGGTAAAGTAGGGTCTTCAAGCGGCGGACCGGTCCATGACGCGTTGCGCCTGGCAACGGCCTACCACGACATGTTCGGCGAATTCTAG
- the gap gene encoding type I glyceraldehyde-3-phosphate dehydrogenase, which translates to MTTRIGINGFGRIGRNYFRAALEQGADLEIVAVNDLTSPETLAHLLKYDSVTGRLGVSVEVADGALVVDGKTIKVLAERDPANLPWADLGVDIVIESTGFFTKASDARKHIDAGAKKVLISAPASDEDLTVVLGVNDGDYDPENHHIISNASCTTNCLGPLAKVLNDSFGIERGLMTTVHAYTADQNLQDGPHKDLRRARAAAINMVPTSTGAAKAIGLVLPELKGKLDGYAIRVPVPTGSATDLTVTVGREVTAEEVNAAYKAAAADGSLKGYLSYTEAPIVSSDIVTDPASCIFDSGLTKVIGNQVKVVGWYDNEWGYSNRLVDLTEIVAAKLS; encoded by the coding sequence GTGACTACCCGTATTGGAATCAATGGCTTCGGGCGCATTGGGCGCAACTACTTCCGCGCAGCACTCGAACAGGGCGCCGATCTCGAAATCGTTGCCGTCAATGACCTCACCAGCCCCGAGACGCTCGCTCACCTGTTGAAGTACGACTCCGTCACCGGCCGTCTCGGCGTCAGCGTTGAGGTTGCCGACGGCGCCCTCGTGGTGGACGGCAAGACCATCAAGGTCCTGGCCGAGCGGGATCCGGCGAATCTGCCATGGGCAGATCTCGGCGTTGACATCGTCATCGAGTCCACCGGGTTCTTCACCAAGGCCTCGGACGCCCGGAAGCACATCGACGCCGGTGCCAAGAAGGTTCTTATCTCCGCTCCTGCGTCGGATGAGGATCTCACCGTTGTGCTCGGCGTCAATGACGGCGACTACGACCCCGAGAACCACCACATCATCTCCAACGCTTCCTGCACCACCAACTGCCTCGGTCCGCTCGCGAAGGTCCTCAACGACTCCTTCGGCATCGAACGCGGCCTCATGACCACGGTCCACGCCTATACGGCGGACCAGAACCTTCAGGACGGTCCCCACAAGGACCTCCGCCGCGCCCGCGCAGCAGCAATCAACATGGTGCCCACGTCCACTGGAGCAGCCAAAGCGATCGGCCTGGTGCTGCCCGAACTGAAGGGCAAGCTCGACGGCTACGCGATCCGCGTGCCGGTTCCCACCGGATCGGCAACCGACCTCACCGTCACTGTTGGCCGCGAAGTGACTGCAGAGGAAGTGAACGCGGCCTATAAGGCGGCGGCAGCCGACGGCTCGCTCAAGGGCTACCTCTCGTACACGGAGGCGCCCATCGTCTCCTCCGACATCGTGACGGATCCTGCGTCGTGCATCTTCGACTCCGGCCTGACCAAGGTCATCGGCAACCAGGTCAAGGTGGTCGGCTGGTACGACAACGAGTGGGGCTACTCGAACCGCCTCGTTGATCTCACCGAAATCGTCGCGGCAAAGCTCTCCTAG
- a CDS encoding glucose-6-phosphate dehydrogenase assembly protein OpcA: MIVDLPDTTTSKVSKEIMTMRDKGGVVALGRVLTLVVITRSGHEEEAILAANEASREHPCRIIVLAEGTDSAQTRLDAQIRVGGDAGASEVIVLRGYGELAGESESLVSALLLPDAPIVAWWPHGVPESAAQTSIGSIAHRRITDSANETDPTAALFNIRRTYQAGDTDLAWTRLTNWRIQLAAVLEQLDGSPITSVTVEGASDSPSTVLLAAWLTLALDTPVSIEAGEPGTGLHRVVLSRPAGDVELNRPRRSVAELHQPDQPVQRISLPRRSLQDCLAEELRRLDPDDVFGEVITDGLARTNLRSVRTSEH; this comes from the coding sequence ATGATCGTCGATCTACCTGACACGACAACCTCCAAGGTTTCGAAGGAAATCATGACCATGCGGGACAAGGGCGGGGTCGTCGCCCTTGGCCGGGTGTTGACGCTCGTGGTCATCACCCGATCGGGTCATGAGGAAGAAGCGATCCTCGCGGCGAACGAAGCGAGCAGGGAACACCCCTGCCGAATCATCGTGCTGGCGGAGGGAACGGACTCCGCACAGACACGTCTCGACGCGCAGATCCGGGTAGGCGGCGATGCCGGCGCTTCCGAGGTGATAGTCCTGAGGGGGTACGGTGAGCTCGCGGGAGAAAGCGAGTCCCTTGTTTCGGCGCTTCTGCTGCCTGACGCACCGATCGTTGCCTGGTGGCCGCATGGTGTTCCAGAGTCCGCCGCACAGACCTCAATCGGCAGTATCGCCCACCGACGCATCACCGATTCAGCCAATGAAACCGATCCGACGGCGGCGCTGTTCAATATCCGCCGAACGTATCAGGCCGGAGATACCGATCTTGCGTGGACGAGACTGACCAATTGGCGCATCCAGCTCGCGGCCGTTCTGGAGCAGCTCGATGGATCGCCCATCACCTCAGTAACTGTGGAAGGGGCATCCGACTCCCCCAGTACAGTGCTGCTTGCAGCGTGGCTGACACTGGCACTCGACACGCCTGTCTCAATCGAGGCCGGAGAACCCGGGACCGGGCTGCACCGCGTAGTGCTGTCCCGTCCCGCCGGAGACGTCGAACTCAACCGTCCGAGGCGGTCCGTCGCGGAACTGCACCAGCCGGATCAACCGGTTCAGAGGATTTCCCTCCCCCGCCGCAGCCTGCAAGACTGTCTCGCGGAAGAGTTGCGGCGTCTTGACCCTGATGATGTGTTCGGCGAAGTCATCACCGATGGGCTCGCACGGACCAATTTGAGGAGCGTACGGACCAGTGAACACTGA